The proteins below are encoded in one region of Aquisphaera giovannonii:
- a CDS encoding CAAX prenyl protease-related protein: protein MNLQTPAKDEPGAPQPRPGRAANPAEPGVGDLLPYVAPMFAFLALTSLEAYLPEGWYPLAYAAKVAIVSMVAIYFRAAWSDLRPLPRIGAVTLAVVVGLIVYVLWVRLDGLYPPLSFLGKRTGFDPTAIPSGGRQAFIAVRLFGLVLLVPLIEELFWRSFLMRWIINPNFLEVPVGRVTPAAAGITSAAFALAHPEWLPAILTGLLWAGLLWRTRSLFACFVSHLVANLALGIHVLSTGEWRYW, encoded by the coding sequence ATGAATCTTCAGACCCCCGCGAAGGACGAGCCCGGGGCGCCTCAGCCGCGGCCCGGCCGGGCCGCGAACCCCGCGGAGCCCGGCGTCGGCGACCTGCTGCCGTATGTCGCCCCGATGTTTGCGTTCCTCGCCCTCACGAGCCTGGAGGCGTACCTGCCGGAGGGGTGGTACCCGCTGGCCTACGCGGCGAAGGTGGCGATCGTGTCGATGGTCGCGATCTACTTCCGGGCGGCCTGGTCGGACCTCCGCCCCCTTCCCCGCATTGGCGCCGTGACGCTGGCGGTCGTCGTCGGCCTCATCGTGTACGTCCTCTGGGTCCGGCTCGACGGCCTCTATCCTCCGCTGTCCTTCCTCGGCAAGCGGACGGGCTTCGACCCCACGGCGATCCCATCCGGCGGGCGGCAAGCCTTCATCGCCGTCCGGCTCTTCGGCCTGGTCCTCCTGGTGCCCCTGATCGAGGAACTCTTCTGGCGGTCGTTCCTGATGCGCTGGATCATCAACCCGAACTTCCTGGAGGTCCCGGTCGGACGGGTCACGCCGGCCGCGGCCGGGATCACGTCGGCCGCCTTCGCGCTCGCCCATCCCGAGTGGCTCCCCGCGATCCTGACGGGCCTCCTGTGGGCGGGATTGCTCTGGCGGACTAGGTCGCTCTTCGCCTGCTTCGTCAGCCACCTGGTCGCCAACCTCGCGCTGGGGATCCACGTGCTGAGCACCGGCGAATGGCGTTACTGGTGA
- a CDS encoding S41 family peptidase, translated as MTAAGCRPHTSIASRMALLGMLAWGTLAGPLRADDWQAMESRLVAVVRARFYDKRRADDWAQSNAHFSRDVRDAAGYDEAARAAVGRLRTSHTAYYTADEPRYHGLRSIFRGPMGLSPRDVEVDSIGVDLAAGGFIRVIFAGSPASRAGLKRGDRIVLADGKPFEPIASLRGRARSPVKLSVQGRPGGPLREVTLMPRKIDPKREWLEDQEKGARIAERGGKKVAVMRLFSAAGEEHEAVLRNAIAGDFAAADALVLDLRDGWGGASPSFVNLFNRTPPVVEMTERGGSKAIHDTQWRKPLVLLVNEGAKSGKEIVAYAVKKHKLGTLVGMRTGGAVLAGTPIPLGNRALLYLAVADVRVDGERLEGFGVSPDVVVTEDLSYADGRDDQLDRAIDVAAKP; from the coding sequence ATGACCGCCGCCGGTTGTCGCCCGCATACGTCGATCGCGTCTCGCATGGCCCTGCTCGGGATGCTCGCGTGGGGCACGCTCGCCGGCCCCCTCCGGGCCGACGACTGGCAGGCGATGGAGAGCCGGCTCGTCGCGGTCGTCCGCGCCCGGTTCTACGACAAGAGACGGGCCGATGATTGGGCCCAATCGAACGCACATTTCTCCCGCGACGTGCGCGACGCGGCCGGCTATGACGAAGCCGCCCGCGCGGCCGTCGGCCGCCTGCGGACTTCGCATACCGCGTATTACACGGCGGATGAGCCGAGGTACCACGGGCTGAGGTCGATCTTCCGGGGCCCGATGGGTCTTTCGCCCAGGGACGTCGAGGTCGATTCGATCGGCGTCGACCTGGCTGCCGGAGGCTTCATTCGAGTCATCTTCGCCGGATCGCCGGCCTCCCGTGCGGGGCTGAAGCGAGGAGACCGGATCGTGCTGGCCGACGGCAAGCCCTTCGAGCCGATCGCGTCCCTTCGCGGGCGGGCGAGGAGCCCGGTCAAGCTCTCGGTGCAGGGGCGTCCCGGGGGGCCGCTCCGGGAGGTGACCCTCATGCCCCGGAAGATTGACCCCAAGCGGGAATGGCTCGAAGATCAGGAGAAGGGCGCGCGGATTGCCGAGCGGGGCGGCAAGAAGGTGGCCGTCATGCGCCTCTTTTCGGCGGCGGGGGAGGAGCACGAGGCGGTCCTCCGCAACGCGATCGCGGGCGACTTCGCAGCCGCCGACGCCCTGGTCCTGGACCTTCGCGACGGCTGGGGAGGCGCCTCGCCCTCCTTCGTCAACCTCTTCAACCGTACCCCGCCGGTCGTCGAGATGACGGAGAGGGGCGGGAGCAAGGCGATTCACGATACGCAGTGGCGAAAGCCGCTCGTCCTCCTCGTTAATGAGGGGGCCAAGAGCGGCAAGGAGATCGTCGCCTACGCGGTCAAGAAGCACAAACTGGGCACGCTCGTCGGCATGAGGACGGGAGGCGCCGTGCTGGCGGGCACACCGATCCCGCTCGGGAATCGGGCCCTCCTTTATCTCGCCGTCGCCGACGTTCGCGTGGACGGCGAGAGGTTGGAGGGTTTTGGCGTGTCCCCCGACGTCGTCGTCACGGAAGATCTGTCGTACGCGGACGGCAGAGACGACCAACTCGATCGGGCCATCGACGTGGCCGCGAAGCCCTGA
- a CDS encoding HAD family hydrolase, whose translation MNDPEPIQAVVFDLDGLMFDTEALFFRVSSEMLAARGKSFTPEIMGAMIGRRAADVGHVLRDMSGLEEPAEDLLTEVRRRFNDEVDTAVHPTPGLIALLDRLRREGLPLAVATSSGRAYADRLLEGHHLADRFRFILAAEDVTKGKPDPEIYAKAVRRFGVPPASVMVLEDSPAGVASARDAGTFVVAVPHEHSPVEGLYSADLVVRRLDDPSLWTLLRRDY comes from the coding sequence ATGAACGACCCCGAGCCGATCCAAGCCGTCGTCTTCGATCTGGACGGCCTGATGTTCGACACCGAGGCCCTGTTCTTCCGCGTCTCCTCCGAGATGCTGGCCGCACGCGGCAAGTCGTTCACGCCGGAGATCATGGGGGCGATGATCGGCCGTCGCGCGGCCGACGTCGGCCACGTGCTCCGGGACATGAGCGGCCTGGAGGAACCGGCCGAGGACCTCCTGACCGAGGTCCGCCGCCGATTCAATGACGAGGTCGATACCGCCGTCCACCCGACCCCCGGCCTGATCGCGCTGCTGGACCGGCTCCGCCGGGAGGGGCTGCCGCTGGCCGTGGCGACGTCCTCCGGGCGGGCGTATGCCGACAGGCTCCTGGAGGGGCACCACCTCGCGGACCGCTTCCGCTTCATCCTGGCCGCCGAGGACGTGACGAAGGGGAAGCCGGATCCGGAAATCTACGCCAAGGCCGTCCGACGCTTCGGCGTCCCCCCGGCGTCGGTGATGGTGCTGGAGGACAGCCCCGCCGGCGTCGCATCGGCCCGCGACGCGGGCACGTTCGTGGTCGCCGTCCCCCACGAGCACAGCCCCGTCGAGGGCCTGTACTCCGCGGACCTGGTCGTCCGCCGTCTCGACGACCCGTCGCTCTGGACGCTCCTGCGCCGGGATTACTGA
- a CDS encoding alpha/beta hydrolase family protein, translated as MHRSETHLRLRPIAESLESRSLMAMVFLLNGNGYAQASPSIQTRVAAADLARRGHTPIQVSYASMTGLGPYLALANSLVRASQGQPIGLIGFSAGGTLALRLASYPGLRVSSVLNFYGPPDLAGWLSYHGRDMYARRISQNIDGSRAFIDAMSGPGDSSAHLVSVFGERDRNVDAVSSASSFRQDFRSGVVYTYAGNHGVTIRAQPTAYQDFLSHLPPVTPAASSSPWMSRFRLNRDRVVRPSLPAADRGGQIWVLPGKPA; from the coding sequence ATGCATCGGAGTGAGACCCATCTCCGGCTCCGCCCGATCGCCGAGAGCCTGGAATCCCGGTCGTTGATGGCCATGGTCTTCCTCCTGAATGGGAACGGCTACGCACAGGCGAGCCCTTCCATACAGACTCGGGTCGCGGCCGCCGACCTGGCCCGGCGAGGGCACACCCCGATCCAGGTTTCCTACGCGAGCATGACCGGCCTCGGTCCTTACCTGGCCCTGGCCAATTCCCTCGTGCGGGCAAGCCAGGGGCAGCCGATCGGCCTGATCGGATTCAGCGCGGGGGGGACCCTGGCCCTCAGATTGGCGAGTTATCCCGGGTTGCGTGTTTCGAGCGTGCTCAACTTCTACGGTCCGCCCGACCTCGCCGGCTGGCTGTCGTATCACGGCAGGGACATGTATGCCCGCCGGATCTCGCAGAACATCGACGGCAGCCGTGCGTTCATCGACGCCATGAGCGGCCCCGGCGACTCATCCGCCCATCTGGTCAGCGTCTTCGGGGAGCGAGACCGGAACGTGGACGCGGTTTCCAGCGCGTCGAGCTTCCGCCAGGATTTCCGATCGGGCGTGGTCTACACCTACGCCGGGAACCATGGGGTGACGATCCGGGCGCAACCAACGGCCTATCAGGACTTCCTGAGTCACCTTCCGCCCGTGACGCCCGCCGCGTCTTCATCCCCATGGATGAGTCGGTTCCGCCTCAACCGAGATCGAGTCGTCAGGCCATCGCTCCCGGCCGCGGACCGCGGCGGACAGATCTGGGTCCTGCCCGGCAAGCCTGCATAG
- a CDS encoding glycoside hydrolase family 71/99-like protein: MQRRGLPGATPAVTTWLLGMTLLIGLAARVSADEPWLGPYSGPSRDDVDASTLDGKVLCGYQGWFNTPGDGWGSGFVHWGRGLESPDRRHFTVDLWPDVSEYAPEDLCDIPGLKMPDGSPARLYSAFRKGPVLTHFRWMREYGIDGVFLSRFAGEAADKNRARHVNQVLANVREGCHREGRVWAMMLDLSVGRGLPTKAVMDDWKFLCDQVRVREDSRYLRHQGKPVVLLWGLGFQDRPWTPEQGEELVRFFKEDTKYGGVYLIGGIDPHWRTLKGASRRDPAWSAIYRSFDAISPWDAGRYRDDASMDRLRKDVWEGDIAELKPLGKGYMPTAFPGFSWDNLMRKKRGTTRIPRREGEFFWRQFAIFRDLGVRTVFVGMFDEVDEGTAIYKVTNSPPVGPYFLTYEGMPPDWYLRLTGAATRMIRGEIAASPKIPADLRSTLP; encoded by the coding sequence ATGCAACGCCGAGGACTTCCCGGCGCAACCCCGGCCGTGACAACCTGGCTTCTCGGGATGACGCTGCTCATCGGCCTCGCGGCGAGGGTCTCGGCGGATGAGCCGTGGCTCGGCCCGTACTCCGGGCCGAGCCGAGATGACGTCGACGCCTCCACGCTGGACGGCAAGGTCCTCTGCGGATACCAGGGGTGGTTCAACACCCCGGGTGACGGATGGGGATCCGGATTCGTCCATTGGGGGCGCGGCCTCGAGAGCCCCGATCGGCGCCACTTCACCGTGGACCTGTGGCCGGACGTGTCCGAGTATGCCCCGGAAGACCTGTGCGACATCCCGGGGCTGAAGATGCCCGACGGGTCGCCGGCCCGCCTCTACAGTGCCTTCCGCAAGGGGCCGGTCCTGACCCACTTCCGGTGGATGCGCGAGTACGGCATCGACGGCGTGTTCCTGAGCCGATTCGCGGGCGAGGCGGCCGACAAGAACCGCGCGCGGCATGTCAACCAGGTGCTCGCCAATGTCCGCGAAGGATGCCACCGCGAGGGGCGGGTGTGGGCCATGATGCTGGACCTCTCGGTCGGCCGGGGGCTCCCCACGAAGGCCGTCATGGACGACTGGAAGTTCCTCTGCGATCAGGTCAGGGTCCGCGAGGATAGTCGCTACCTGCGACACCAGGGTAAGCCCGTCGTCCTGCTGTGGGGACTCGGATTCCAGGACCGGCCGTGGACGCCGGAGCAGGGCGAAGAGCTCGTCCGCTTCTTCAAGGAGGATACGAAATATGGCGGCGTCTACCTGATCGGCGGGATCGATCCCCATTGGAGGACGCTCAAGGGGGCCTCGCGCCGGGACCCGGCGTGGTCGGCCATCTATCGGTCCTTCGACGCGATCAGCCCCTGGGACGCGGGCCGGTATCGGGATGACGCTTCCATGGACCGGCTTCGGAAGGACGTCTGGGAGGGGGATATCGCCGAACTGAAGCCGCTGGGCAAGGGCTACATGCCGACGGCCTTCCCGGGATTCTCCTGGGACAACCTGATGCGGAAGAAGCGCGGCACGACGCGGATCCCGCGACGCGAGGGCGAGTTCTTCTGGCGGCAGTTCGCCATCTTCCGAGACCTGGGCGTCCGGACCGTCTTCGTCGGCATGTTCGACGAGGTGGACGAGGGGACCGCGATCTACAAGGTCACGAACAGTCCGCCCGTCGGCCCCTACTTCCTCACCTACGAAGGCATGCCGCCGGACTGGTACCTGCGGCTCACCGGGGCGGCCACGCGGATGATCCGCGGCGAGATCGCGGCCTCGCCGAAGATCCCGGCGGACCTTCGTTCGACGCTCCCCTGA